From a single Sorghum bicolor cultivar BTx623 chromosome 5, Sorghum_bicolor_NCBIv3, whole genome shotgun sequence genomic region:
- the LOC8076351 gene encoding uncharacterized protein LOC8076351 isoform X2 yields the protein MDEAENGGGVRKLSPSPTRSPGPEQRKPSASPPPPRVPKWLILDRIVHRSSRRRCGVVEDDATASALAHDCVGRPIRASLRIADPPAVSRLYLHWKGRPAIDFAEPAAHRNSILFRMRVPFEDPMWWSSIGSFPVDYFVYSSSSSSSSPATLTLLPPCFDGGHTDPNSDKFFQPYRIQQQRIMLDKHMGILCHGDQGGEFTVADLTHRFRTEVHLCLLHHPPIQCQWSIKRLQIPPDMKINISSWRNDVVVPIGRRLCWVDYYQGMLLIDVLSDPDQQQLLQFIPLPSQALKYRRPYKDADPFTITTWILHNVHRGEWRKDVDTIMGATEFFSLTGIAHSCLAHVQPSFPMVSLVDPDVFCFLLEDEDHSLFWMIEVNMRNKKLQSSALYINEEEEEEGYPPKRGRRNNFFGHNFIRSSFTCFLSENAITSWELSEKMQEAKKERVMQKIGRKQN from the exons ATGGATGAAGCGGAGAACGGCGGCGGAGTTAGGAAGCTATCACCTTCTCCGACGAGGTCCCCCGGCCCGGAGCAGAGGAAGCCCTCTGCCTCGCCTCCGCCGCCTCGCGTCCCCAAGTGGCTGATCCTCGACCGCATCGTCCACCGCAGCAGCAGGAGGCGTTGCGGTGTCGTCGAAGACGACGCCACGGCGTCAGCGCTCGCCCACGACTGCGTCGGCCGCCCCATCCGCGCCTCCCTAAGGATCGCCGACCCGCCCGCGGTCTCCCGTCTCTACCTCCACTGGAAGGGCAGGCCCGCGATCGATTTCGCGGAGCCCGCCGCCCACCGCAACTCCATCCTCTTCCGGATGCGTGTCCCCTTCGAGGATCCTATGTGGTGGAGCAGCATCGGCTCCTTCCCCGTCGACTACTTCGTCTACTCCTccagctcgtcgtcgtcgtcaccggCAACCCTGACTCTGCTTCCCCCTTGCTTcgacggcggccacaccgaccccaacTCCGATAAGTTCTTCCAACCTTACCGGATCCAGCAGCAGCGCATCATGTTGGACAAACACATGGGCATCCTGTGCCACGGTGACCAAGGCGGCGAGTTCACGGTGGCAGATCTCACGCATCGTTTCCGCACCGAGGTCCACCTCTGCCTGCTGCACCATCCTCCAATTCAGTGTCAGTGGAGCATTAAGAGGCTGCAGATCCCTCCAGACATGAAGATCAACATCTCCTCCTGGAGGAATGACGTTGTCGTGCCCATTGGCAGACGCTTGTGCTGGGTCGACTACTACCAGGGCATGCTGCTCATTGATGTCCTCAGCGACCCAGATCAGCAGCAGTTGCTCCAGTTCATTCCACTGCCTTCTCAGGCTTTGAAGTATCGCCGCCCGTACAAGGACGCAG ATCCCTTCACCATAACAACATGGATTTTGCATAACGTCCACCGAGGTGAATGGAGGAAGGATGTTGACACCATAATGGGTGCCACGGAGTTCTTCAGTCTTACTGGCATTGCCCACAGTTGCCTTGCACATGTGCAGCCAAGTTTTCCTATGGTGAGCTTAGTTGATCCAGATGTCTTCTGCTTCCTGCTGGAAGATGAGGACCATAGCCTTTTCTGGATGATTGAGGTGAACATGAGGAACAAGAAGCTGCAGTCAAGTGCcctctatatcaatgaagaagaagaagaagaaggataccCCCCTAAAAGGGGCCGCAGGAACAATTTCTTTGGTCATAACTTCATCCGCAGCAGTTTCACCTGTTTCTTGAGTGAGAATGCCATCACAAG TTGGGAGCTAAGTGAAAAGATGCAGGAGGCAAAAAAGGAGAGAGTGATGCAGAAAATTGGTCGGAAGCAAAATTGA
- the LOC8076350 gene encoding uncharacterized protein LOC8076350 isoform X1 codes for MENCSPTRASSNGVGKLPPSPTRENGVTNRSPTRDPGNGRRKLSPSPTRSSDPEQRKPSASPPPPRVPKWLILDRIVHRSSRRHCGVVKDDATASALAQDCAARPVRASLRIADPPAVSRLYLHLTGRPAISFQEPTAIAAHRNSILFRLTAPFEDPMWWHDRYSFPIDYFVYSCRSSSPPSLTLLPPCFDDGHINPQLDKLCTPHRRQQQRTMSPEDMGILCHGDEGEFTVAELTFSKRYEIELCLLHNPPPAGSSMEWNVKKVQIPPDTKISTYLWMTDAVFPIGSCLCWVDNYQGMLAIDVLTDSNSNPDHQQCLRYIPLPKKALKSQRLYKDAGEPDPLRSVCVTDTGIIKLVCILIECPPFTIKAWTLDDIHEGRWTMDLSNTMGAEEFFCLLGTGHSCLPQVQPSFPLVSLVDPDVICFLLEDEDRGLFWMIDVNMKNKKLLSSALYISEEEEEDGYPPKRGRRNNFFGHCFIRSKFSSYLSENAITSRDLSEKVQKTKEDRVMQQKSRLEAQLE; via the exons ATGGAGAACTGCTCTCCGACGCGCGCCTCCAGCAACGGCGTGGGCAAGCTACCTCCTTCTCCGACGAGGGAGAACGGCGTGACGAACCGTTCCCCGACGCGCGACCCTGGCAACGGCAGGAGGAAGCTATCTCCGTCTCCGACGAGGTCGTCCGACCCGGAGCAGAGGAAGCCCTCTGcctcgcctccgccgccgcgcgtcCCCAAGTGGCTGATCCTCGACCGCATCGTCCACCGGAGCAGCAGGAGGCATTGCGGGGTCGTCAAAGACGACGCCACGGCCTCGGCGCTGGCCCAAGACTGCGCCGCCCGCCCTGTCCGCGCCTCCCTCAGGATCGCCGACCCTCCCGCAGTCTCCCGTCTCTACCTCCACCTGACTGGCAGGCCGGCGATCAGCTTCCAGGAGCCCACCGCCATCGCCGCCCACCGCAACTCCATTCTCTTCCGGCTTACTGCCCCCTTCGAGGATCCTATGTGGTGGCACGACCGCTACTCCTTCCCCATTGACTACTTCGTCTACTCCTGCCGCTCCTCTTCACCGCCTTCACTCACTCTGCTTCCCCCCTGCTTCGACGATGGCCACATCAACCCCCAGCTTGATAAGCTCTGCACACCACATCGGCGACAGCAACAGCGCACCATGTCGCCCGAAGATATGGGTATCCTCTGCCATGGCGACGAAGGCGAGTTCACGGTGGCAGAACTCACGTTTTCCAAGCGCTATGAGATTGAGCTATGCCTGCTGCACAATCCACCTCCTGCAGGATCTTCAATGGAATGGAATGTTAAGAAGGTGCAGATCCCTCCTGACACCAAGATAAGCACCTACTTGTGGATGACTGACGCCGTCTTCCCCATTGGTTCATGCTTGTGCTGGGTCGACAACTACCAGGGCATGCTGGCCATTGATGTCCTCACTGACAGCAACAGCAACCCAGATCATCAGCAATGCCTCCGTTACATCCCTCTGCCTAAAAAAGCTTTGAAGTCTCAGCGCCTGTACAAGGATGCAGGCGAACCTGATCCGTTGCGCTCTGTCTGTGTCACTGACACTGGCATCATTAAGCTCGTCTGTATTCTTATCGAATGTCCTCCTTTCACCATAAAAGCATGGACTTTGGATGACATCCATGAAGGCAGATGGACAATGGATCTCAGCAACACCATGGGAGCAGAGGAGTTCTTCTGTCTTCTTGGCACTGGCCATAGTTGCCTTCCACAGGTACAGCCAAGTTTTCCTTTGGTTAGCTTGGTTGATCCAGATGTTATCTGTTTCCTGCTTGAGGACGAGGACCGTGGCCTTTTCTGGATGATTGATGTCAACATGAAGAACAAGAAGCTGCTGTCAAGCGCCCTCTATATCagtgaagaggaagaagaagatggaTACCCCCCTAAAAGAGGCCGCAGGAACAATTTCTTTGGTCATTGCTTCATCCGCAGCAAGTTCTCCTCTTACTTGAGTGAGAATGCCATCACAAG CCGGGACCTAAGTGAAAAGGTGCAGAAGACAAAAGAGGATAGAGTGATGCAGCAGAAGAGTCGACTAGAAGCCCAATTGGAGTGA
- the LOC8076351 gene encoding uncharacterized protein LOC8076351 isoform X1: MDEAENGGGVRKLSPSPTRSPGPEQRKPSASPPPPRVPKWLILDRIVHRSSRRRCGVVEDDATASALAHDCVGRPIRASLRIADPPAVSRLYLHWKGRPAIDFAEPAAHRNSILFRMRVPFEDPMWWSSIGSFPVDYFVYSSSSSSSSPATLTLLPPCFDGGHTDPNSDKFFQPYRIQQQRIMLDKHMGILCHGDQGGEFTVADLTHRFRTEVHLCLLHHPPIQCQWSIKRLQIPPDMKINISSWRNDVVVPIGRRLCWVDYYQGMLLIDVLSDPDQQQLLQFIPLPSQALKYRRPYKDAGEPDPLRCVCVTDSGIIKLVCILTKEPPSPDPFTITTWILHNVHRGEWRKDVDTIMGATEFFSLTGIAHSCLAHVQPSFPMVSLVDPDVFCFLLEDEDHSLFWMIEVNMRNKKLQSSALYINEEEEEEGYPPKRGRRNNFFGHNFIRSSFTCFLSENAITSWELSEKMQEAKKERVMQKIGRKQN; the protein is encoded by the exons ATGGATGAAGCGGAGAACGGCGGCGGAGTTAGGAAGCTATCACCTTCTCCGACGAGGTCCCCCGGCCCGGAGCAGAGGAAGCCCTCTGCCTCGCCTCCGCCGCCTCGCGTCCCCAAGTGGCTGATCCTCGACCGCATCGTCCACCGCAGCAGCAGGAGGCGTTGCGGTGTCGTCGAAGACGACGCCACGGCGTCAGCGCTCGCCCACGACTGCGTCGGCCGCCCCATCCGCGCCTCCCTAAGGATCGCCGACCCGCCCGCGGTCTCCCGTCTCTACCTCCACTGGAAGGGCAGGCCCGCGATCGATTTCGCGGAGCCCGCCGCCCACCGCAACTCCATCCTCTTCCGGATGCGTGTCCCCTTCGAGGATCCTATGTGGTGGAGCAGCATCGGCTCCTTCCCCGTCGACTACTTCGTCTACTCCTccagctcgtcgtcgtcgtcaccggCAACCCTGACTCTGCTTCCCCCTTGCTTcgacggcggccacaccgaccccaacTCCGATAAGTTCTTCCAACCTTACCGGATCCAGCAGCAGCGCATCATGTTGGACAAACACATGGGCATCCTGTGCCACGGTGACCAAGGCGGCGAGTTCACGGTGGCAGATCTCACGCATCGTTTCCGCACCGAGGTCCACCTCTGCCTGCTGCACCATCCTCCAATTCAGTGTCAGTGGAGCATTAAGAGGCTGCAGATCCCTCCAGACATGAAGATCAACATCTCCTCCTGGAGGAATGACGTTGTCGTGCCCATTGGCAGACGCTTGTGCTGGGTCGACTACTACCAGGGCATGCTGCTCATTGATGTCCTCAGCGACCCAGATCAGCAGCAGTTGCTCCAGTTCATTCCACTGCCTTCTCAGGCTTTGAAGTATCGCCGCCCGTACAAGGACGCAGGTGAACCTGACCCATTGCGGTGTGTTTGTGTCACTGACTCTGGCATCATTAAGCTCGTCTGTATTCTTACCAAAGAGCCTCCTTCTCCAGATCCCTTCACCATAACAACATGGATTTTGCATAACGTCCACCGAGGTGAATGGAGGAAGGATGTTGACACCATAATGGGTGCCACGGAGTTCTTCAGTCTTACTGGCATTGCCCACAGTTGCCTTGCACATGTGCAGCCAAGTTTTCCTATGGTGAGCTTAGTTGATCCAGATGTCTTCTGCTTCCTGCTGGAAGATGAGGACCATAGCCTTTTCTGGATGATTGAGGTGAACATGAGGAACAAGAAGCTGCAGTCAAGTGCcctctatatcaatgaagaagaagaagaagaaggataccCCCCTAAAAGGGGCCGCAGGAACAATTTCTTTGGTCATAACTTCATCCGCAGCAGTTTCACCTGTTTCTTGAGTGAGAATGCCATCACAAG TTGGGAGCTAAGTGAAAAGATGCAGGAGGCAAAAAAGGAGAGAGTGATGCAGAAAATTGGTCGGAAGCAAAATTGA
- the LOC8076350 gene encoding uncharacterized protein LOC8076350 isoform X2 has translation MENCSPTRASSNGVGKLPPSPTRENGVTNRSPTRDPGNGRRKLSPSPTRSSDPEQRKPSASPPPPRVPKWLILDRIVHRSSRRHCGVVKDDATASALAQDCAARPVRASLRIADPPAVSRLYLHLTGRPAISFQEPTAIAAHRNSILFRLTAPFEDPMWWHDRYSFPIDYFVYSCRSSSPPSLTLLPPCFDDGHINPQLDKLCTPHRRQQQRTMSPEDMGILCHGDEGEFTVAELTFSKRYEIELCLLHNPPPAGSSMEWNVKKVQIPPDTKISTYLWMTDAVFPIGSCLCWVDNYQGMLAIDVLTDSNSNPDHQQCLRYIPLPKKALKSQRLYKDAGEPDPLRSVCVTDTGIIKLVCILIECPPFTIKAWTLDDIHEGRWTMDLSNTMGAEEFFCLLGTGHSCLPQVQPSFPLVSLVDPDVICFLLEDEDRGLFWMIDVNMKNKKLLSSALYISEEEEEDGYPPKRGRRNNFFGHCFIRSKFSSYLSENAITSQCNTMQ, from the exons ATGGAGAACTGCTCTCCGACGCGCGCCTCCAGCAACGGCGTGGGCAAGCTACCTCCTTCTCCGACGAGGGAGAACGGCGTGACGAACCGTTCCCCGACGCGCGACCCTGGCAACGGCAGGAGGAAGCTATCTCCGTCTCCGACGAGGTCGTCCGACCCGGAGCAGAGGAAGCCCTCTGcctcgcctccgccgccgcgcgtcCCCAAGTGGCTGATCCTCGACCGCATCGTCCACCGGAGCAGCAGGAGGCATTGCGGGGTCGTCAAAGACGACGCCACGGCCTCGGCGCTGGCCCAAGACTGCGCCGCCCGCCCTGTCCGCGCCTCCCTCAGGATCGCCGACCCTCCCGCAGTCTCCCGTCTCTACCTCCACCTGACTGGCAGGCCGGCGATCAGCTTCCAGGAGCCCACCGCCATCGCCGCCCACCGCAACTCCATTCTCTTCCGGCTTACTGCCCCCTTCGAGGATCCTATGTGGTGGCACGACCGCTACTCCTTCCCCATTGACTACTTCGTCTACTCCTGCCGCTCCTCTTCACCGCCTTCACTCACTCTGCTTCCCCCCTGCTTCGACGATGGCCACATCAACCCCCAGCTTGATAAGCTCTGCACACCACATCGGCGACAGCAACAGCGCACCATGTCGCCCGAAGATATGGGTATCCTCTGCCATGGCGACGAAGGCGAGTTCACGGTGGCAGAACTCACGTTTTCCAAGCGCTATGAGATTGAGCTATGCCTGCTGCACAATCCACCTCCTGCAGGATCTTCAATGGAATGGAATGTTAAGAAGGTGCAGATCCCTCCTGACACCAAGATAAGCACCTACTTGTGGATGACTGACGCCGTCTTCCCCATTGGTTCATGCTTGTGCTGGGTCGACAACTACCAGGGCATGCTGGCCATTGATGTCCTCACTGACAGCAACAGCAACCCAGATCATCAGCAATGCCTCCGTTACATCCCTCTGCCTAAAAAAGCTTTGAAGTCTCAGCGCCTGTACAAGGATGCAGGCGAACCTGATCCGTTGCGCTCTGTCTGTGTCACTGACACTGGCATCATTAAGCTCGTCTGTATTCTTATCGAATGTCCTCCTTTCACCATAAAAGCATGGACTTTGGATGACATCCATGAAGGCAGATGGACAATGGATCTCAGCAACACCATGGGAGCAGAGGAGTTCTTCTGTCTTCTTGGCACTGGCCATAGTTGCCTTCCACAGGTACAGCCAAGTTTTCCTTTGGTTAGCTTGGTTGATCCAGATGTTATCTGTTTCCTGCTTGAGGACGAGGACCGTGGCCTTTTCTGGATGATTGATGTCAACATGAAGAACAAGAAGCTGCTGTCAAGCGCCCTCTATATCagtgaagaggaagaagaagatggaTACCCCCCTAAAAGAGGCCGCAGGAACAATTTCTTTGGTCATTGCTTCATCCGCAGCAAGTTCTCCTCTTACTTGAGTGAGAATGCCATCACAAG CCAATGCAACACTATGCAGTAA
- the LOC110436021 gene encoding zinc finger protein ZAT5-like: MSSRIKRARDGDDDDDDAISRGSAIVVDVPHHGEDDDDIHVVDEEEEEDQRRRRRAACHVLLSLSLSCRSSSSTSSPSTSCSIQDDQAAAATGTGTGTGIAPPPPLKLIKRRRRRRRRRGLQVDDVFECQTCGRRFPTFQALGGHRTSHLRRPAATKKPPQSSKAVLVHACATCGLGFSTGQALGGHMRRHRLGRADSVGSGDVDLTQIIVHGRPTSASSSLQLLNLFV; the protein is encoded by the coding sequence ATGAGCAGCAGAATAAAGCGTGCCAgagacggcgacgacgacgacgacgacgccatcAGCCGCGGCAGCGCCATCGTAGTCGATGTCCCTCATCACggagaagacgacgacgacatcCATGTCGTcgacgaagaagaagaagaggaccagcgacgacgacgacgggcaGCATGCCACGTCCTACTCTCCCTCTCCCTGTCGTGTCGTTCATCGTCTTCAACTTCCAGTCCCAGCACCAGCTGCAGTATCCAGGACGAtcaagctgctgctgctaccgGTACCGGTACCGGCACCGGCatagcgccgccgccaccactcaAGCTGATCaagcgccgtcgtcgtcgccgccggcgccggggccTGCAGGTGGACGACGTGTTCGAGTGCCAGACGTGCGGGCGGCGGTTCCCGACGTTCCAGGCGCTGGGCGGCCACCGGACCAGCCACCTCAGGCGGCCGGCGGCGACCAAGAAGCCGCCGCAGTCATCAAAGGCGGTGCTGGTCCACGCGTGCGCCACGTGTGGGCTGGGCTTCTCCACGGGGCAGGCCCTTGGTGGGCACATGAGGAGGCACCGTCTGGGCCGGGCTGACAGCGTGGGTTCTGGTGATGTGGACCTTACGCAGATCATCGTGCATGGAAGGCCCACCTCCGCTTCCTCCTCCCTGCAGCTTCTCAACCTGTTCGTGTAG